In Lycium barbarum isolate Lr01 chromosome 9, ASM1917538v2, whole genome shotgun sequence, the DNA window acttaaaaagtactttaaacacttatgcttaaaaaccactttttttcagctaatccaaacgggctctttatTGTGTATCGTGTGCTAAAAAAGCTGAACCATTTTTGTTCGTGTGGGTTATACTCTGTGTAATTTGGTGGGATGATTTTCATTGTTTTCCCTTCTTTAGCTTAGTGAATTTAATGACAAAAATGGTTCCTTATGTTTGGGGAAGGTTCAAAATAGTTCCTTAAATATGTTTTGAGCAGTTGTGGTCTTAAAGTTTGTTAAAAGTTTACACTTTTGGTCTCCgtcaaatatttaacaaattCTGTATGTTAGATTTGACGGGAAAAGGATTTAGATGTAAACTTTTTTGTGTATCATGTGCTAAAATTGTcaacttttttgttttgttttgtgtaTCATGAGTTAATCACTTAATTCTCCCAAGTTTGTGTGGCTGATTTTCATTGTTTTCCCTTATTTAGTTAGTGAATTTCAGCTTGCTGGTTAATTATGTTTCATCCTGTTATTAGAAACTAGTTTTGTGAACTAGTTTCAGCTTTCTTTGTTTTGGGAGCCAAAAACATGGAGTATTTTTTGAAATTTGTCCAGTGCAAGCATTGATTTTTACCTTATTTTTCAAGAACTGACTCTCTTTTGTACTGAAACAGGAGGGCACATTAATCCGGCTGTGACATTTGGTCTGTTCTTAGCAAGGAAACTTTCCTTAACCAGAGCTGTGTTCTACATGGTGATGCAGTGCCTCGGTGCCATTTGTGGTGCCGGTGTTGTCAAGGGTTTCATGGTAGGACCCTATCAGAGATTTGGTGGTGGGGCCAATATGGTTCAACCTGGATACACGAAAGGTGATGGCCTCGGTGCTGAGATTATCGGTACCTTTGTTCTTGTCTATACCGTTTTCTCTGCCACTGATGCCAAGAGAAACGCCAGAGATTCACATGTTCCCGTAAGTGCTTTCATGTCCTACCAATTACTTTATTTTTGTTTCTTACTGATAATATGTTGTATCATCATGCTATCTGTTGTAAGTAGGCTAGTAAGAGGGAGAAATTTTGATGCAAATTCTGCAAGGGTTGTTTTTTTCCGTGCTTTTAAGGATTACTATGATAACTAAGTGTAACGGGGAGCTATGTTTCTCGAACTCTTCAAAAAATGTCTATGGGTGTGTGTTgtatcctccaaaagtagtgcatttcgGAGGaaccgacacgggtgcggcaacatTTTGGAAGAGTCTGGCAGTTTTGGAATTCTCAAACTAAAGATCGAATTTTCTAAGGCTCATAGTTATTCCTACACGGACAAGTATTTTAACTAGAATTAGAAGACATGACCAACATCCGAACAATATAGGTGAAACATGTCGATGGGTGTGTGTTGGATCCGACACGGATACGGATATATTTTTGGAGAGTCCAAGTAACATAGCTTCCATGCATTTGTAATTTGTGTTTGGTTATGGCCCTGAGATCGATTTCTTTGTAAATTATGGTGTTCTAAGTTGCTGGCAGATCTCTAAAATAAGATAATGAACACACTAAATTCCAAAATCTGGAGCAACCCGAAATCTTGAGTTGTAAATCTCTGTGCTGAATTTTATGTTAGATAAAAGAACCGCGTTCTTAACTTTTCGTACTGTGTTTTACAGATTTTGGCACCACTTCCAATTGGATTCGCGGTGTTCTTGGTTCATTTGGCAACCATCCCAATTACCGGAACTGGCATCAACCCTGCTAGGAGCCTTGGAGCTGCTATCATCTTCAACCAAGACCAGGCATGGGATGACCATGTAAGTCCTTCAACCTACATTCATGTGCTGATCATGTTTCATCCTTCCATTTCTATTTGATAACCGAGAAAACTAGGAGGGTTATGACACAAAGTTTGAAATACAATGAGTAATGGATCCGTCCCtttacccttctccacttaaataccaggGCTTTTCTACGGCCTAGTTCGAACTCGTGTGCTGATGTACGCAAATGTCTCTTTTTTAGGCCCTCATTTACCTGTTGTCCATGTTTCCAAAAGTTGTGCAAATATAGCCCTTAGTAAATTACCTTTCCGGGTAAAGTTAGACTCGGTTTTACTGGTTGCTCATATATTTCTTAACTTTACATACAAAACATTAGACTGTCTTCTAACATTTGCTAACTTGCAAAACTTTAAACTTGGTCAAACCTTTTTTCATTCAGTTTGCTCAAAAAAGATACCGTGGCCTAAAAGGTCCATAAGTTGCAAGAGAAATAAAAAAAGGATCATTCACTAAACAACTGTCCCAAAAAGGGACAACTGGTGAAACATTTGGAACTCATGAGATGTACCTATCTCAAACATCATGTGTTGTGCTCGTACGATTGTACTATAACCGCGAAGGctttcatttctttctttttatagctAACATTCTTTTTTGTTGATATTTTTAGTGGATCTTTTGGGTTGGACCATTTATTGGAGCTGCTCTTGCTGCATTTTACCACGTGATGATCATCAGAGCTATTCCATTCAAGAGCAAGGCTTAAAGTTTCTTCAAGATGTCAATTATGTGTCTTCCTTCTTCTCTTTCTGGTGTTTGTCTAAATGTGTTTTTTCTTCAATTCAGATGTCAATTATGTGAGTAAATTATCAAGTTGTATGTAAAAGCTTtgtcaataaatatttttattttatccttTTCCTTTCCCTCCCCCAAAAATTTAGTTGTATGCTATTGAGTAAGTAGTATTGTTCGTCCGCACAGGGATTGTAGGAAATACAAGACGGGCCCTTGATAATATCAGGCACAAAGAAGATGGAAAAGGGAAATAAACATTAAGCTCACTTCATTTCATTAGAAATACTCCACTCTTACGTAAAAATAACATTACAAGGGGGTTTATATAGGTGTTAAAGGATAATATTAGACATAAAACTACTAAATAATTCACTCACATGCTATGAATTTGCACCCAGATTTCCTTATAGTCATAGGATAACACCAAACATATGAACCTAGACATTTAAACATTTAAGTTTACTATTTTTCAACAAGGATAATCAGTTGTTAAAGTAGATGGTATAAAAGTGGATCCAACCCAAAAAGATAATCCCAAAATAACTTTCAGGGCA includes these proteins:
- the LOC132609902 gene encoding probable aquaporin PIP-type pTOM75 isoform X2, with translation MAENKEEDVNLGANKYRETQPLGTSAQTDKDYVEPPPAPLFEPGELSSWSFYRAGIAEFMATFLFLYITILTVMGLKRSDSLCSSVGIQGIAWAFGGMIFALVYCTAGISGGHINPAVTFGLFLARKLSLTRAVFYMVMQCLGAICGAGVVKGFMVGPYQRFGGGANMVQPGYTKGDGLGAEIIGTFVLVYTVFSATDAKRNARDSHVPILAPLPIGFAVFLVHLATIPITGTGINPARSLGAAIIFNQDQAWDDHWIFWVGPFIGAALAAFYHVMIIRAIPFKSKA